The Solibacillus daqui genome has a segment encoding these proteins:
- a CDS encoding FadR/GntR family transcriptional regulator, whose protein sequence is MQYNKVITRKKYEEVFEVLHEKITSGKLQPGDRLDSVEHLAEQFAVSRSAIREALSALNAMGLIEIKQGSGTFVKQFSEENLHLPLSKTIVSNRDSIPHLLELRKIIEVGTAVSAAKHRSQDDIQKLEQILQKMKEVQGDGELGEQVDFEFHATIAAASQNPLLVNLLAQVSDLMLDTMRATRRLLLFSSKTASEQLYDEHMQIFLAIKQQNTNLAELAMFSHLSNVENALITYIEETMY, encoded by the coding sequence TTGCAATATAATAAAGTCATAACAAGAAAGAAGTATGAAGAAGTTTTCGAGGTACTTCATGAAAAAATAACTAGTGGAAAACTACAGCCAGGTGATCGTTTAGATTCTGTTGAGCATTTAGCTGAGCAGTTTGCAGTTAGTCGTTCTGCTATTCGCGAAGCACTATCAGCTCTAAATGCGATGGGGCTAATTGAAATTAAACAAGGCTCTGGCACATTTGTAAAACAATTTAGCGAAGAAAACCTACACTTACCGCTATCGAAAACAATTGTTTCAAATCGTGATAGCATACCTCACTTGCTAGAGCTTCGAAAAATTATTGAAGTTGGTACAGCTGTAAGCGCAGCCAAGCATCGTTCTCAAGATGATATTCAAAAGCTTGAGCAAATTTTGCAAAAAATGAAAGAAGTACAAGGTGACGGCGAATTAGGAGAGCAGGTGGATTTTGAATTTCACGCGACGATTGCAGCTGCTTCGCAAAATCCACTACTTGTAAATTTATTAGCTCAAGTATCAGACTTAATGCTTGATACTATGCGTGCCACAAGACGTTTGTTATTGTTCTCTAGCAAAACCGCGAGCGAGCAGCTATACGATGAGCATATGCAAATCTTTTTAGCAATTAAGCAACAAAATACCAATCTTGCTGAACTAGCAATGTTTTCTCATTTAAGTAATGTAGAAAATGCGTTAATAACATATATAGAAGAAACGATGTATTAA